From a single Fusobacterium pseudoperiodonticum genomic region:
- the nrdG gene encoding anaerobic ribonucleoside-triphosphate reductase activating protein — protein MNYSGIKYADMINGKGIRVSLFVSGCTHCCKNCFNEETWKETYGNKFTEKEEDEIIEYFKKYGKTIRGLSLLGGDPTYPKNIKPLLKFIKKFKENLPDKDIWIWSGFTWEEILEDENRFSLIKECDILIDGKYIDNLKDLNLKWRGSSNQRVIDIKKSLEKNKIVEYI, from the coding sequence ATGAATTATTCAGGAATAAAATATGCAGATATGATTAATGGAAAAGGTATAAGAGTAAGTTTATTTGTAAGTGGTTGTACTCATTGTTGTAAAAACTGTTTCAATGAGGAAACTTGGAAAGAAACTTATGGAAATAAATTTACTGAAAAAGAAGAAGATGAAATTATAGAATATTTTAAAAAATATGGTAAAACAATAAGGGGTCTTTCACTTTTAGGTGGAGACCCTACTTATCCTAAAAATATTAAACCACTTTTAAAATTTATTAAAAAATTTAAAGAAAATCTTCCTGATAAAGATATTTGGATATGGAGTGGTTTTACTTGGGAAGAAATTTTAGAAGATGAAAATAGATTTTCTCTTATAAAAGAATGTGATATTTTAATAGATGGAAAATATATAGATAATTTAAAAGACTTAAATTTGAAATGGAGAGGTAGCTCTAATCAAAGAGTTATTGATATAAAGAAAAGTTTAGAAAAAAATAAAATTGTTGAATATATTTAA
- the nrdD gene encoding anaerobic ribonucleoside-triphosphate reductase yields MKRVIKRDGSVVEFSKDRIINAISKTFIQASREPNMKLIEKIATQVEELPSKVLSVEEIQDIVVKKLMASSEKDIAMSYQSYRTLKAEIRDREKGIYRQISELVDASNEKLLSENANKDAKTISVQRDLLAGISSRDYYLNKIVPEHIKLAHIKGEIHLHDLDYLLFRETNCELVNIETMLRGGCNIGNAKMLEPNSVDVAVGHIVQIIASVSSNTYGGCSIPYLDRALVRYIKKTFKKHFLRGAKYIDDLKEEEIEELKKEDLEYSNQFIKNKYPKTYEYSVDMTEESVKQAMQGLEYEINSLSTVNGQTPFTTIGIGTETSWEGRLVQKYVLKTRMAGFGAKKETAIFPKIVYAMCEGLNLNEEDPNWDISQLAFECMTKSIYPDILFITDEQLKNETVVYPMGCRAFLSPWKDENGKEKYAGRFNIGATSINLPRIAIKNHGNEEGFYKELDRILEICKDNCLFRAKYLENTVAEMAPILWMSGALAEKNQKDTIKDLIWGGYSTVSIGYIGLSEVSQLLYGKDFSESEEVYEKTFNILKYMADKVLEYKQKYNLGFALYGTPSESLCDRFARVDKQEFGDIKGITDKGYYDNSFHVSSRINISPFEKLRLEALGHKYSAGGHISYIETDSLTKNLEAIPEILKYAKMVGIHYMGINQPVDKCHICGYKGEFTATKEGFTCPQCGNHDSNEMSVIRRVCGYLSQPNARPFNKGKQEEIMHRVKHS; encoded by the coding sequence ATGAAGAGAGTTATTAAAAGAGACGGTTCTGTAGTGGAATTTAGTAAAGATAGAATTATTAATGCAATTAGCAAAACATTTATTCAAGCTTCCAGAGAGCCAAATATGAAGCTCATCGAAAAAATTGCTACACAGGTGGAAGAGCTTCCGAGTAAAGTTTTATCCGTAGAAGAAATACAAGATATAGTTGTTAAAAAATTAATGGCTTCTTCTGAAAAGGATATTGCTATGTCTTATCAAAGCTATAGAACTCTAAAAGCTGAAATTAGAGACAGAGAAAAAGGAATATACAGACAGATTAGTGAACTTGTAGATGCTTCTAATGAAAAACTACTATCTGAAAATGCAAATAAAGATGCAAAGACTATTTCTGTTCAAAGAGATTTACTTGCTGGAATTTCTTCAAGAGATTATTATTTAAATAAAATAGTTCCTGAGCATATAAAATTGGCTCATATAAAAGGTGAAATTCACCTACATGATTTAGATTATTTACTTTTTAGAGAAACTAACTGTGAACTTGTAAATATAGAAACTATGCTAAGAGGTGGATGCAATATAGGTAATGCTAAAATGCTTGAACCTAATTCAGTTGATGTTGCAGTTGGTCATATAGTACAAATTATAGCTTCTGTTTCATCTAATACTTATGGTGGTTGTTCAATTCCATATTTAGATAGAGCTTTAGTTAGATATATAAAGAAAACTTTTAAGAAACACTTCTTAAGAGGTGCTAAATATATAGATGATTTAAAAGAAGAAGAGATTGAAGAGTTAAAAAAGGAAGATTTAGAATATTCTAATCAATTTATAAAAAATAAATATCCTAAAACTTATGAATATTCTGTTGATATGACAGAAGAATCTGTAAAACAAGCAATGCAAGGATTGGAATATGAAATCAATTCCCTATCAACTGTAAATGGACAGACTCCATTTACAACTATTGGTATAGGAACTGAGACTTCTTGGGAAGGAAGACTTGTTCAAAAATATGTTTTAAAAACAAGAATGGCTGGTTTTGGTGCTAAAAAAGAAACTGCTATCTTTCCTAAAATAGTTTACGCAATGTGTGAAGGTTTAAATTTAAATGAAGAAGATCCTAACTGGGATATTTCTCAACTTGCCTTTGAATGTATGACTAAATCAATTTATCCTGATATTCTATTTATTACAGATGAACAATTAAAAAATGAAACTGTTGTTTATCCTATGGGATGTAGAGCTTTCTTATCTCCTTGGAAAGATGAAAATGGTAAAGAAAAATATGCAGGAAGATTTAATATAGGAGCTACATCTATTAATTTACCAAGAATAGCTATTAAGAATCATGGAAATGAAGAAGGATTCTATAAAGAACTGGATAGAATTTTAGAAATTTGTAAAGATAATTGTCTATTTAGAGCAAAATATTTAGAAAATACTGTTGCAGAAATGGCTCCTATCCTTTGGATGTCTGGAGCACTTGCTGAAAAAAATCAAAAAGATACAATCAAAGATTTAATTTGGGGAGGTTATTCAACTGTTTCAATAGGATATATTGGACTTAGTGAAGTATCTCAACTATTGTATGGTAAAGATTTTTCTGAATCAGAAGAAGTTTATGAAAAGACTTTTAATATATTAAAATATATGGCTGATAAAGTTCTTGAATACAAGCAAAAATATAATTTAGGTTTTGCACTATATGGAACTCCATCAGAATCTCTATGTGATAGATTTGCAAGAGTTGATAAACAAGAATTTGGAGATATAAAAGGAATAACAGATAAGGGTTACTACGATAACTCTTTCCATGTTTCTTCAAGAATAAATATAAGTCCTTTTGAAAAATTAAGGCTAGAAGCTTTGGGACATAAATATTCAGCAGGTGGACATATAAGTTATATTGAAACTGATTCATTGACAAAAAACTTAGAAGCCATACCTGAAATTTTAAAGTATGCTAAAATGGTTGGAATTCATTATATGGGAATAAATCAACCTGTAGATAAATGTCATATCTGTGGCTATAAAGGAGAATTTACTGCTACAAAAGAAGGATTTACTTGTCCACAATGTGGAAATCATGATAGTAATGAAATGAGTGTAATAAGGAGAGTCTGTGGTTACCTATCTCAGCCTAATGCTAGACCTTTTAACAAAGGTAAACAAGAGGAAATTATGCATAGAGTAAAACACAGTTAG
- a CDS encoding ABC transporter ATP-binding protein — protein sequence MASVTIKGVTKSFGKVTVLQEFNQKFEDGEFITLLGPSGCGKTTMLRLIAGFEKPSSGEIYIGDKLVSSEKEFLPPEKRGIGMVFQSYAVWPHMNVFDNIAYPLKIQKIAKNEIEERVSQVLKIVHLEQYKDRFPSELSGGQQQRVALGRALVAQPEILLLDEPLSNLDAKLREEMRYEIKEITKKLKITVIYVTHDQIEAMTMSDRIVLINKGEVQQVAPPQEIYSNPKNMFVANFVGKVDFIKGKVEGNKILLDNSNGQTLPNTSSFKEKVVVAIRPENAILSDDGEITAKVYSKFYLGDCNDLRVDIGNGNILRIIARASTYNTLNEGDEVKVKILDYFVFEDDGKDQIKIMT from the coding sequence ATGGCTTCAGTAACAATAAAAGGAGTTACAAAATCTTTTGGAAAAGTAACTGTCTTACAAGAGTTTAATCAAAAATTTGAAGATGGAGAATTTATTACATTACTTGGTCCATCTGGTTGTGGAAAAACAACTATGCTTAGACTTATTGCCGGTTTTGAAAAACCTAGCAGTGGGGAAATTTATATAGGTGATAAACTAGTTTCAAGTGAAAAAGAATTTTTACCGCCTGAAAAAAGAGGTATTGGAATGGTTTTCCAATCTTATGCAGTATGGCCTCATATGAATGTATTTGATAATATTGCTTATCCTCTAAAAATTCAAAAAATTGCTAAGAATGAGATAGAAGAAAGAGTTAGTCAAGTATTAAAAATTGTGCACTTAGAACAATATAAAGATAGATTTCCATCTGAATTATCAGGAGGACAACAACAAAGAGTTGCTTTAGGAAGAGCCTTAGTCGCTCAACCAGAAATCTTATTACTAGATGAACCTCTTTCAAACCTTGATGCAAAATTAAGAGAAGAAATGAGATATGAGATAAAAGAAATAACTAAAAAATTAAAAATAACTGTTATCTATGTAACTCATGATCAAATAGAAGCAATGACTATGAGTGATAGAATTGTTTTAATCAACAAAGGAGAAGTACAACAAGTTGCTCCTCCACAAGAAATATATTCTAATCCTAAAAATATGTTTGTTGCAAATTTTGTAGGTAAAGTCGACTTTATTAAAGGAAAAGTTGAAGGGAATAAAATCTTACTAGATAATAGTAATGGACAAACTCTTCCAAATACAAGTTCATTTAAAGAAAAAGTTGTTGTTGCAATTCGTCCAGAAAATGCTATTCTTTCTGATGATGGTGAGATTACAGCTAAAGTTTATTCTAAATTTTATTTAGGCGATTGTAATGATTTAAGAGTTGATATTGGAAACGGAAATATCCTTAGAATAATTGCAAGAGCCTCAACTTATAACACTTTAAATGAAGGTGATGAAGTAAAGGTAAAAATTTTAGATTATTTTGTCTTTGAAGATGATGGTAAAGACCAAATTAAGATTATGACATAA
- a CDS encoding ABC transporter permease, producing the protein MVGQKKWNIDIKWIVILAIVAFLLIFEVFPLFYLLIKSLFSGGSFSWEAYRRVYTYDLNWIALKNTMITAGFTTIFGVALAFPLAFLVGRTDMYGKKFFRTLFVVTYMVPPYVGAMAWLRLLNPNAGVLNKFLMKIFGLGSAPFNIYTTAGIVWVLTCFFYPYAFITISRAMEKMDPSLEEASRISGASPLKTLFKVTIPMMTPSIIAAGLLVFVASASAYGIPSIIGAPGQIYTVTMRIIDFVHIGSEEGLTDAMSLAVFLMLISNVILYISTFVVGKRQYITMSGKSTRPNIVELGKWRLPITIIISIFSFFVIILPFITVAITSFTVNMGKPLTFSNLSLKAWEKVFSRASIISSTTNSFLTATAAAFFGILISCVMAYLLQRTNVKGKRIPDFLITLGSGTPSVTIALALIISMSGKFGINIYNTLTIMVVAYMIKYMLMGMRTVVSAMSQVHPSLEEAAQISGANWLRMLKDVTLPLIGASIVAGIFLIFMPSFYELTMSTLLYSSNTKTIGYELYIYQTYHSQQVASALATAILLFVILVNYILSKLTKGQFSI; encoded by the coding sequence ATGGTTGGTCAAAAAAAATGGAATATCGATATAAAATGGATAGTTATACTAGCAATAGTAGCTTTCTTACTTATATTTGAAGTTTTTCCATTATTCTACTTATTAATAAAATCTTTATTTTCTGGCGGGAGTTTTTCTTGGGAAGCATATAGAAGGGTTTATACCTATGATTTAAACTGGATAGCCTTAAAAAATACTATGATAACCGCTGGATTTACTACAATTTTTGGTGTTGCTCTTGCATTCCCTTTAGCATTTTTAGTGGGAAGAACAGATATGTATGGTAAAAAGTTTTTTAGAACTTTATTTGTAGTTACCTATATGGTTCCTCCTTATGTTGGAGCTATGGCTTGGTTAAGACTATTAAATCCAAATGCAGGTGTTCTAAATAAATTTTTAATGAAAATATTTGGTTTAGGATCTGCTCCTTTTAATATCTATACAACCGCTGGAATTGTATGGGTATTAACATGTTTTTTCTATCCATATGCTTTTATAACTATATCAAGAGCCATGGAAAAAATGGATCCTTCTTTAGAAGAAGCTTCAAGAATTTCTGGTGCTTCTCCTTTAAAAACTTTATTTAAAGTTACAATTCCAATGATGACACCAAGTATAATAGCTGCTGGACTTTTAGTTTTTGTTGCTTCAGCTTCTGCTTATGGTATTCCTTCAATTATTGGAGCACCAGGTCAAATTTATACTGTAACAATGCGTATAATAGACTTTGTTCATATTGGTTCAGAAGAAGGACTTACTGATGCAATGTCTCTTGCAGTATTTTTAATGTTGATATCTAATGTAATTTTATATATATCAACTTTTGTTGTTGGAAAAAGACAATATATCACAATGAGTGGTAAATCTACAAGACCAAATATTGTAGAATTAGGAAAATGGAGATTGCCTATAACAATAATAATTTCTATTTTTTCATTTTTTGTAATAATTTTACCATTTATAACAGTTGCTATAACATCATTCACTGTTAATATGGGAAAACCTCTTACTTTCTCAAATTTATCATTAAAGGCATGGGAAAAAGTTTTCTCAAGAGCTTCTATCATAAGCTCAACAACAAATAGTTTCTTAACAGCAACTGCAGCTGCTTTCTTTGGAATTTTAATTTCTTGTGTAATGGCATATCTATTACAAAGAACAAATGTAAAAGGAAAAAGAATTCCTGATTTCCTAATTACTTTAGGTTCAGGTACACCAAGTGTAACAATAGCTTTAGCCCTTATAATTTCTATGAGTGGTAAATTTGGAATAAATATTTATAATACTTTAACAATAATGGTAGTTGCTTATATGATTAAATATATGTTAATGGGAATGAGAACTGTTGTTTCAGCAATGAGCCAAGTTCATCCTTCACTTGAAGAGGCAGCTCAAATATCTGGAGCAAACTGGCTTCGTATGTTAAAAGATGTAACTTTACCTTTGATTGGTGCAAGTATTGTTGCAGGAATTTTCTTAATATTTATGCCATCATTCTATGAATTGACAATGTCAACATTGCTTTATTCATCTAATACTAAGACTATAGGATATGAATTATATATCTATCAAACATATCATAGTCAACAAGTTGCAAGTGCATTGGCAACAGCTATTTTACTATTTGTTATTTTAGTTAACTACATTTTAAGTAAATTAACTAAAGGACAATTTTCAATATAG
- a CDS encoding extracellular solute-binding protein: MKKKFFWLVLSLMALVLVACGGEKKEEATEATNPNSEISGKIVIYTSMYEDIIDNVKEKLEKEFPNLEVEFFQGGTGTLQSKIIAELQANKLGCDMLMVAEPSYSLELKEKGILHPYLSKNAENLALDYDKEGYWYPVRLLNMVLAYNPDKYKKEDLALTFEDFAKREDLAGKISIPDPLKSGTALAAVSALVDKYGEEYFQNLAKLKVVVESGSVAVTKLETGEAAEIMILEESILKKREEENSTLEVIYPEDGIISIPSTIMTVKEDMSANKNIKAAEALTDWFLSPAGQEAIVAGWMHSVLKNPEKAPYDAKATDEILKAAMPINWEKTYKDREELRKMFEKFITKAN; encoded by the coding sequence ATGAAAAAGAAATTTTTTTGGCTTGTATTATCTTTAATGGCATTAGTTTTAGTTGCTTGTGGTGGAGAAAAAAAGGAAGAAGCTACTGAAGCTACTAACCCTAATAGTGAAATCTCAGGAAAAATTGTTATCTATACTTCTATGTATGAAGATATTATAGATAATGTTAAGGAAAAATTAGAAAAAGAATTTCCTAATTTAGAAGTTGAATTTTTCCAAGGTGGAACAGGAACTTTACAATCTAAAATTATAGCTGAATTACAAGCTAATAAGTTAGGTTGCGATATGTTAATGGTTGCAGAACCATCTTATTCTCTAGAATTAAAAGAAAAAGGAATATTACATCCTTATCTTTCTAAAAATGCTGAAAATCTAGCTTTAGACTATGATAAAGAAGGATATTGGTATCCAGTTCGTCTATTAAATATGGTTTTAGCATACAATCCTGACAAATATAAAAAAGAAGATCTAGCTCTTACATTTGAAGATTTTGCTAAAAGAGAAGATTTAGCAGGAAAAATCTCTATACCTGATCCATTAAAATCTGGAACTGCATTAGCTGCTGTTTCTGCATTAGTAGATAAATATGGTGAAGAATATTTTCAAAATTTAGCTAAATTAAAAGTTGTTGTTGAATCTGGTTCAGTTGCTGTTACTAAATTAGAAACTGGTGAAGCTGCTGAAATTATGATACTTGAAGAATCTATTTTAAAGAAAAGAGAAGAAGAAAATTCTACACTAGAAGTTATCTATCCAGAAGATGGAATAATTTCTATACCTAGTACAATAATGACTGTTAAAGAAGATATGTCTGCAAATAAAAATATAAAAGCTGCTGAAGCTTTAACTGATTGGTTCTTATCTCCAGCTGGACAAGAAGCAATAGTAGCAGGTTGGATGCATTCTGTTTTAAAGAATCCTGAAAAAGCTCCTTATGATGCTAAAGCTACTGATGAAATCTTAAAAGCTGCTATGCCTATAAATTGGGAAAAAACTTATAAAGACAGAGAAGAATTAAGAAAAATGTTTGAAAAATTTATAACTAAAGCAAACTAA
- a CDS encoding ATP-binding cassette domain-containing protein codes for MLVLNNINKSFKNIKVLKNISFTLQENKIFAFLGPNGVGKTTLIKIISGLISADSGIVLLDDKKISMDKISTMFDGSRNLYWNISVRENFY; via the coding sequence ATGTTAGTGCTGAATAATATCAATAAATCTTTTAAAAATATTAAAGTTTTAAAAAATATTAGTTTTACACTTCAAGAAAATAAAATTTTTGCATTTCTTGGTCCTAATGGAGTTGGAAAAACAACTTTAATTAAAATTATATCAGGTCTAATATCAGCTGATTCGGGAATTGTTTTATTAGATGATAAAAAAATTTCGATGGATAAAATCAGCACTATGTTTGATGGGAGTAGAAATCTTTATTGGAATATTTCAGTGAGAGAAAATTTTTATTAA
- the tnpA gene encoding IS200/IS605 family transposase: MLRAQRGATDQYHIVWCVKYRRKVLIDDIEKTLKELLIEISNENNIKIIEMETDLDHIHILIECSPQHFIPNILKIFKGISARKLFLKHPEIKNKLWNGHLWNPSYFVATVSENTEEQIKRYIQTQKER; this comes from the coding sequence ATATTAAGAGCTCAAAGAGGAGCAACAGATCAATATCATATAGTGTGGTGTGTAAAATATAGAAGGAAAGTATTAATTGATGATATTGAAAAAACTTTAAAAGAATTATTAATTGAAATTTCTAATGAAAATAATATAAAAATAATAGAAATGGAAACAGATTTAGACCATATTCATATATTAATTGAGTGTAGTCCTCAACATTTCATACCTAATATTTTGAAAATATTCAAAGGAATTTCTGCAAGAAAACTTTTTTTAAAACATCCTGAGATAAAAAATAAGTTATGGAATGGACACTTATGGAACCCTAGTTATTTTGTTGCAACTGTTTCAGAAAATACTGAAGAACAAATAAAAAGATATATCCAAACTCAAAAAGAAAGATGA
- a CDS encoding RNA-guided endonuclease TnpB family protein, protein MANYVLTLALKTELWQEHILEKRLNIARMIYNSCLSEILKRHRKMINSSEYKEINNLDKKEQSKRYKELDKKYSISKFELNKYVKPMTQKFKKNIGSQMGQELAERAFATYEKFKYGKAKKVYFKSYENFYSVREKGNITGLRFFKEDCCISWLGLKIPVIIKNNDKYAQSCFLDKLLYCRLLKKVVNGKNKYYVQITFEGVPPKKHKVGGENEIGIDIGTSTIAIVSDNKAELKILAENIEINEKEKTRLQRKLDRQRRANNPNKYNADGTINIENKEKWKKSKSYVKTKLKLSNLQRKIAEKREQSHNILANSILEIGTIVKVENMNFKALQRRSKKTEISKKTGKFKKKKRFGKSLSNRAPALLIEIINRKLECIGKNIIKIDTFKVKASQLNHNTNEYEKKSLSKRWVEILGNKIQRDLYSAFLIKNVKENLEEVNIEKAQKEFKNFVKLHNEEIERIKKGNVKTLKCMGF, encoded by the coding sequence ATGGCGAATTATGTATTGACATTAGCTTTAAAAACTGAACTATGGCAAGAACATATTTTAGAAAAGAGACTAAATATAGCCAGAATGATATATAATTCTTGCCTTAGTGAAATTCTTAAAAGACATAGAAAAATGATAAATTCTTCTGAATATAAAGAAATCAATAATTTAGATAAAAAAGAGCAATCTAAAAGATATAAAGAATTAGATAAAAAATATTCAATATCTAAATTTGAATTAAATAAGTATGTAAAACCTATGACACAAAAATTTAAAAAGAATATAGGTTCTCAAATGGGACAAGAATTAGCTGAAAGAGCTTTTGCGACTTATGAAAAATTTAAGTATGGTAAAGCTAAAAAAGTATATTTTAAAAGTTATGAAAATTTCTATTCTGTTAGAGAAAAAGGTAATATTACAGGACTTAGATTTTTTAAAGAAGATTGTTGCATATCTTGGTTAGGCTTAAAGATTCCTGTAATAATAAAAAATAATGATAAATATGCACAAAGTTGTTTTTTAGATAAATTATTGTATTGTAGATTACTTAAGAAAGTTGTAAATGGAAAAAATAAATACTACGTTCAAATAACTTTTGAGGGAGTACCTCCTAAAAAACATAAAGTTGGTGGAGAAAATGAAATTGGAATTGATATAGGAACTTCAACAATAGCAATCGTTAGTGATAATAAAGCAGAATTAAAGATTTTAGCTGAAAATATAGAAATAAATGAAAAAGAAAAAACAAGACTACAAAGAAAACTAGATAGACAGAGAAGAGCAAACAATCCTAATAAATACAATGCTGATGGTACTATTAATATAGAAAATAAAGAAAAATGGAAAAAGAGCAAATCATATGTAAAAACAAAGTTAAAACTTTCAAATTTACAGAGAAAAATCGCAGAGAAAAGGGAACAATCTCATAATATTTTAGCGAATAGTATACTAGAAATTGGAACAATAGTAAAAGTTGAAAATATGAATTTTAAAGCTTTACAGAGAAGAAGCAAGAAAACTGAAATATCTAAAAAAACTGGAAAATTTAAAAAGAAAAAGAGATTTGGAAAATCATTATCAAATAGAGCACCTGCATTATTAATTGAAATAATAAATAGGAAATTAGAATGTATTGGAAAAAATATAATAAAAATTGATACTTTTAAAGTAAAAGCTAGTCAACTAAATCATAATACAAATGAATATGAAAAGAAAAGTCTATCAAAAAGATGGGTAGAAATATTAGGAAATAAAATACAAAGAGATTTGTATTCTGCATTTTTAATAAAAAATGTAAAAGAAAATTTAGAAGAAGTAAATATAGAAAAAGCACAAAAAGAATTTAAAAATTTTGTTAAATTGCATAATGAAGAAATTGAAAGAATAAAAAAAGGAAATGTAAAAACATTAAAATGTATGGGATTTTAA
- a CDS encoding ADP-ribosylglycohydrolase family protein has protein sequence MIGAMIGDIIGSVYEFKDNVEDKNFKLFVSYAMTTDDSIMTLAVGQALVNTYGEKDIVKIQEELVKQLQKFGREYPYGGYGLRFKEWLKEANPQPYNSYGNGSGMRVSSVAWLYDNLEDVNKYAEITASVSHNHPEGIKGACAIASAIYLARKKKTKDEIKKYIEETFGYSFEPIFEVRKWHTFDETCQVTVPIAIQAFLEGEDFEDVLRTAIYAGGDSDTIACMACSIAETYYEIPDKFIEFCYPKISPSMKTALKNILLLVKKQNRLNGNLEKVLNLFEKENM, from the coding sequence ATGATAGGAGCAATGATTGGGGATATCATAGGTAGTGTCTATGAATTTAAAGATAATGTTGAAGATAAAAATTTTAAATTATTTGTATCCTATGCTATGACTACTGATGATAGCATTATGACACTTGCTGTAGGTCAAGCTTTAGTAAATACTTATGGAGAAAAAGATATTGTAAAAATTCAAGAAGAGTTAGTAAAACAGTTACAAAAGTTTGGAAGAGAATACCCTTATGGTGGTTATGGTTTAAGATTTAAAGAATGGTTAAAAGAAGCTAATCCTCAACCATATAATAGTTATGGAAACGGCTCAGGAATGAGAGTTTCTTCAGTTGCTTGGTTATATGATAATCTCGAAGATGTAAATAAATATGCAGAAATTACAGCTTCTGTATCACATAATCACCCAGAAGGAATAAAGGGAGCTTGTGCTATAGCTTCTGCAATATATTTAGCAAGAAAAAAGAAAACTAAGGATGAAATAAAAAAATATATAGAAGAAACATTTGGCTATAGTTTTGAACCTATTTTTGAAGTTAGAAAATGGCATACTTTTGATGAAACTTGTCAGGTTACAGTCCCAATAGCTATACAAGCATTTTTAGAAGGAGAAGATTTTGAAGATGTTTTAAGAACAGCTATATATGCTGGAGGAGATAGTGACACTATAGCTTGTATGGCTTGTAGCATAGCTGAAACATATTATGAAATTCCTGATAAGTTCATAGAATTTTGTTATCCTAAAATAAGCCCAAGTATGAAAACAGCTTTAAAAAATATCTTATTATTAGTGAAAAAACAAAATAGATTGAATGGTAATTTAGAGAAAGTTTTAAATCTTTTTGAAAAAGAAAATATGTAA
- a CDS encoding ABC transporter ATP-binding protein codes for MNLEIKNGNFSYTDGNPILKDINLKIDSGEIFTILGQNGIGKTTLLKCINGVLKWNSGEVFIDNKKVDSIKDLKDIAYVPQAHSFSFSYTVRELSIMGRAKYLNIFSTPSKLDYDIVEKVLDEMGILHLKDRKCSELSGGQLQLVFLARALVGEPKILILDEPESHLDFKNQTKILRTIVQLAKKKNITCIFNTHYPEYALRISDKSMLIGKDDYIIGKTSEIINEENLKKYFEIDTKIVEIEDKKQKIKSVVITDNLEE; via the coding sequence ATGAATTTAGAGATAAAAAATGGAAATTTTTCATATACTGATGGAAATCCTATTTTAAAAGATATAAACTTAAAAATTGATAGTGGAGAGATATTTACAATCTTAGGACAAAATGGAATTGGTAAAACAACATTGCTAAAATGTATTAATGGAGTTTTAAAATGGAATTCTGGTGAAGTATTTATTGATAATAAAAAAGTTGATTCTATAAAGGATTTAAAAGATATAGCTTATGTTCCCCAAGCACATTCATTCTCTTTTTCATATACTGTAAGAGAGCTTTCTATTATGGGAAGAGCTAAATACTTAAATATTTTTTCTACTCCTTCAAAGTTAGATTATGATATAGTAGAAAAAGTTTTAGATGAAATGGGAATACTACATTTAAAAGATAGAAAATGTTCAGAGTTAAGTGGTGGACAACTTCAACTGGTTTTCTTAGCTCGAGCTCTAGTAGGAGAACCTAAAATTTTAATTCTTGATGAACCTGAATCACATTTAGATTTTAAAAATCAAACAAAAATTTTAAGGACAATTGTTCAATTAGCAAAAAAGAAAAATATTACTTGTATTTTTAACACTCACTATCCTGAGTATGCTTTAAGAATTTCAGATAAATCTATGTTAATAGGAAAAGATGACTATATTATTGGTAAAACTAGTGAAATTATTAATGAAGAAAATTTAAAGAAATATTTTGAAATAGACACAAAAATTGTAGAAATAGAGGATAAAAAACAAAAAATAAAATCTGTAGTGATAACAGATAATTTAGAAGAATAA